The uncultured Sphaerochaeta sp. genome includes the window CACTCACCAGTGGGATGAGTGATGCATTCCGTCAATATACCTTCTGGGCTCTGCTTTTCGGCTTTGGGATATTTTGGGTGTCGGTGGTTACCAACAGCTTCCCGATGCTCTGGCAGATGTCCACCTATCAGACGGTGGGTATTTATACAGGCCTATACTATTTCTTCAGCCAGCTCGCGTCGATCATCAGTCCCCCGATTACCGGAGCCTTTATCGACTTATTCGGATTCAGGGCGATATTCCTCTATGGTTCAGCTTCCATGCTGATTGCATTCTTCCTGATGGGCCATGTTAAGAGGGGTGAGCCCTCTGATGATGGAAAGAGTGAGATCCTAGAAACCAATACCAAGGTGGGAGAGTAGGATCTTTCCTCCGATGAGGATAAGGACAATCCCACCCAGAATTCCCGCTTTGCTCTGCAGGCGATTCCCAAAGTGGTTTCCGATGATGATGGCAAGCAGAGAGAGGAAAAATGTGATAATGCCGATCAAGGAGATGGAGAGGATGATATCGGTGTTCAGAAATGCTAGGGTGATCCCAACTGCCAGGGCATCGATACTGGTTGCGATGGAAAGCAGTAATAGTTCTTTGAGATCAATCTGATCCACTGTCTCCACGGGGCAGGTGGGGTCTTCTGTAATGGAATCATAGAGCATTTTTACTCCAATGATGGAGAGGAGGATGAACGCAATCCAATGATCGACAGGGGTAATGAATCGTTCAAACTGATGACCGAGTGCCCATCCAAT containing:
- a CDS encoding manganese efflux pump MntP family protein, producing the protein MGIVELLILSVGLAMDAFAVSLCKGLRMRRINWSQGILISFSFGFFQAGMPLIGWALGHQFERFITPVDHWIAFILLSIIGVKMLYDSITEDPTCPVETVDQIDLKELLLLSIATSIDALAVGITLAFLNTDIILSISLIGIITFFLSLLAIIIGNHFGNRLQSKAGILGGIVLILIGGKILLSHLGIGF